A single Haloglycomyces albus DSM 45210 DNA region contains:
- a CDS encoding HAD family hydrolase → MGLSELVWDMDGTLLNTSTVVPDAFINATFELSGRTVTRDVVIGLYPVGPPSVILERLIDRSLESGEEEVYYQHLNHVQVEPFPGIIDTLRTIIYNNRYVAVVTGASHRAAQILLHNAGIASDFIVGGDELDNGKPAPDGLHYMATQLNVPVSKIAYIGDSHIDMKAARAAGCHAWSPSWGHMFNPTTPADRVLTKPTDALDFLN, encoded by the coding sequence ATGGGATTGTCAGAACTTGTGTGGGACATGGATGGGACTTTGTTGAATACCAGTACCGTCGTCCCCGACGCCTTCATCAACGCGACCTTTGAGTTGAGCGGCCGGACGGTCACTCGTGATGTGGTGATCGGTCTCTATCCCGTAGGACCGCCGTCAGTGATTTTGGAACGCCTCATCGATAGATCACTGGAATCAGGAGAGGAGGAGGTCTATTATCAACACCTGAATCATGTGCAGGTGGAACCGTTTCCCGGAATCATCGATACTCTGCGCACTATAATCTATAATAACCGATACGTTGCCGTCGTAACCGGTGCGAGCCACCGCGCCGCGCAGATACTCTTGCACAATGCTGGTATTGCCTCAGACTTCATTGTGGGGGGCGATGAGCTCGACAACGGAAAGCCGGCACCGGATGGGCTTCATTACATGGCAACACAACTAAACGTGCCAGTCTCTAAGATTGCCTATATAGGCGACTCCCACATCGACATGAAAGCCGCACGAGCTGCTGGATGCCACGCATGGTCTCCCTCGTGGGGGCACATGTTCAATCCAACTACACCGGCCGATCGCGTTCTAACAAAACCCACCGATGCACTCGACTTTCTCAATTAG
- a CDS encoding RNA-guided endonuclease InsQ/TnpB family protein, whose translation MFGRGAQRRHRGPESGLRGWGKYPSYVSLAKALITEAKKTSEREWLAEVSAVVLQQALRDCDRAYKNLFDSLKVRREGPRFGPPRFKRRANTQTARFTKAARFRVLGKGLLRLPKLGDLKAAGSRQLPSDPTSVTVIKTPTGKYFASFLVTVDDGTDRLDPLPDDAETGIDMVNVIDVVRAAFPAALLLGRIGTLRSN comes from the coding sequence GTGTTCGGACGCGGTGCCCAACGACGCCATCGCGGTCCGGAGAGCGGCCTACGCGGCTGGGGAAAGTATCCGTCGTATGTGTCGTTGGCGAAGGCGCTGATCACTGAGGCGAAGAAAACCTCGGAACGTGAGTGGCTGGCCGAGGTTTCGGCAGTGGTGTTGCAACAAGCGTTGCGGGACTGCGATAGGGCCTATAAGAACCTTTTTGACTCCCTTAAGGTGAGGCGGGAGGGGCCGCGTTTCGGTCCACCGCGGTTCAAACGCCGGGCGAATACACAGACGGCGCGGTTCACAAAAGCCGCCCGTTTTCGGGTGCTGGGCAAGGGGCTGCTGCGGCTGCCCAAGCTCGGCGACCTCAAGGCCGCTGGGTCGCGCCAACTGCCCTCCGATCCGACCTCGGTCACGGTCATCAAGACCCCCACGGGCAAGTACTTCGCGTCGTTCCTAGTAACCGTCGACGACGGCACCGACCGTCTCGATCCACTGCCCGACGACGCAGAGACCGGGATCGACATGGTAAACGTTATCGATGTAGTTCGGGCCGCTTTTCCTGCTGCGTTGTTGCTGGGGCGGATTGGTACCCTTAGGTCTAATTGA
- a CDS encoding glycosyltransferase, translating into MDLKTTSRRLRQSRHLSSKARLRNLWHELARMSDRKLIKAFEGAVPTKVETKLLPYTGEPSSTRLSSAGDVLQVDYFRPNGIHLLSDQRDVKKRGKLGGRRMVLFSRKGDPVSQWTRARDFYFAWLDHVMGTEPAFLINDSRFIGNFLYSYQRPNVTTAQILHECHLRPDYNRLSGFLTGEIFDTVRNLPSYDLVVTLMARQVDDFRTASFHTENVVPIPNSRKLPEHAPDHQRDPNTGVMLSRLVDVKRVDHAIAAVALLKSAGSKARLKIYGDGELENDLQNQIDTTGCAASVSLMGYSDRAIEQFETASFSVLSSKSEGMGLVLIESMGYGCIPIAYDIRYGPSDIITHGENGFLVPPGDVQALADTIANVSALDSQSLSELRKNARKRAAEFESDAITKIWGKALTEARDRKRRSRTSLDFTASLEDVSFKEDYLLFQGTIQGYQSMHYPSVFLSWTARGKPVFGRISVSPIESVLPDSPFEIQWPLERAQYITGDVLDFHIEIEDSGGFARKRLAAPENVELPFQSMLEPYKTKKGHFSIKFG; encoded by the coding sequence ATGGACCTGAAAACCACGTCTCGTCGTTTGCGTCAATCAAGACACCTTAGTAGTAAAGCTCGTCTGCGTAATCTTTGGCATGAACTGGCTCGAATGTCCGATCGGAAACTAATTAAGGCTTTTGAAGGGGCGGTGCCGACTAAGGTTGAAACCAAGCTGCTTCCTTATACTGGGGAACCGTCATCTACTCGTTTGAGTTCTGCCGGTGACGTTCTACAAGTTGACTACTTCCGCCCCAATGGAATACATCTACTATCCGACCAGCGTGACGTAAAGAAGCGCGGCAAACTGGGAGGACGTCGGATGGTCCTCTTCTCCCGAAAAGGCGACCCTGTCAGCCAATGGACGAGGGCCAGAGACTTCTATTTTGCTTGGCTGGATCACGTGATGGGCACCGAACCGGCTTTTCTGATCAACGACTCGAGGTTCATCGGGAATTTCCTGTATTCGTATCAGCGCCCGAATGTGACGACGGCGCAGATACTACATGAGTGTCATTTGCGGCCAGACTATAACCGACTCTCCGGTTTCCTCACTGGCGAAATCTTTGATACAGTGCGGAATCTACCGTCGTATGATTTGGTCGTGACGTTGATGGCTCGGCAGGTCGACGATTTTCGTACGGCGAGTTTCCATACCGAAAACGTTGTTCCCATTCCGAACTCTCGCAAGCTTCCAGAACACGCCCCCGACCACCAAAGAGATCCCAATACCGGCGTGATGCTGTCACGTCTAGTTGATGTTAAACGGGTTGATCACGCGATTGCGGCTGTGGCATTGTTGAAATCGGCTGGTAGCAAGGCGCGCCTTAAAATTTACGGAGACGGGGAACTTGAGAACGACCTGCAGAATCAAATAGATACAACCGGGTGTGCTGCCAGCGTCTCATTGATGGGGTACAGCGATCGGGCTATCGAACAGTTTGAAACCGCTTCCTTCAGTGTTTTGTCCAGTAAGTCGGAGGGGATGGGGCTGGTTCTGATCGAAAGTATGGGATATGGCTGTATACCGATAGCGTACGATATCCGCTACGGCCCGAGTGACATCATTACTCATGGAGAAAACGGGTTTCTCGTTCCACCCGGTGATGTGCAAGCCCTTGCCGACACAATAGCGAATGTATCTGCATTGGATTCCCAGTCATTGTCCGAACTGCGAAAGAACGCGCGAAAGCGTGCCGCGGAATTCGAAAGTGATGCTATTACCAAGATCTGGGGCAAGGCGCTCACCGAAGCACGTGATCGAAAGAGGCGTTCACGTACTTCGCTCGACTTCACCGCATCGCTGGAAGATGTTTCGTTTAAAGAGGACTATCTGTTGTTCCAGGGAACGATCCAGGGCTACCAGTCCATGCATTACCCATCGGTCTTTCTATCCTGGACGGCACGTGGAAAGCCGGTCTTCGGAAGGATTTCGGTGAGCCCCATCGAATCCGTACTCCCCGACTCTCCGTTTGAAATTCAGTGGCCACTTGAGAGGGCACAGTACATAACCGGAGATGTACTGGACTTCCATATAGAGATTGAAGACTCCGGGGGTTTCGCTCGAAAGCGTCTCGCTGCGCCCGAAAATGTGGAACTTCCCTTTCAGAGCATGTTGGAACCGTATAAAACCAAGAAGGGCCATTTCAGCATTAAGTTCGGATGA
- a CDS encoding TetR/AcrR family transcriptional regulator — protein sequence MTNLTFAARRILDTAAELFYTNGINSIGVERIAAEASVTKKTIYDRFGSKDALILAYLSERDECWRHDYVDRYISAAPDSIGSVLAVFDALEEWITDKGDRGCAMLNARAELAQVDHPSRTIAENQKAWLRDRFVAILKEMGLPDAEELGATLLILHEGAIVMRFLHAVPDAIANARRASEQLIVSKTPCPQ from the coding sequence ATGACGAACCTGACCTTTGCGGCGCGACGAATCCTCGATACCGCTGCGGAACTGTTTTATACGAACGGCATCAATTCCATTGGGGTGGAACGCATTGCAGCGGAAGCAAGCGTCACTAAAAAGACGATATACGATCGTTTCGGATCCAAGGACGCTCTGATTCTGGCGTATCTGAGCGAACGAGACGAGTGCTGGCGTCACGACTACGTCGATCGTTACATCTCTGCCGCTCCAGACTCAATCGGTAGCGTTCTCGCGGTGTTCGATGCCCTCGAGGAATGGATCACCGACAAAGGTGACAGGGGATGCGCGATGCTGAACGCGCGCGCCGAACTCGCCCAAGTCGACCATCCCAGCAGAACGATCGCGGAGAATCAAAAAGCATGGTTGCGCGACCGTTTCGTAGCGATACTCAAGGAAATGGGTCTACCCGACGCAGAGGAACTCGGCGCAACGCTCCTGATCCTGCATGAAGGGGCCATAGTCATGCGATTCCTCCACGCCGTCCCGGACGCTATTGCCAACGCGCGGCGTGCAAGCGAACAACTCATCGTCTCGAAAACGCCGTGCCCACAGTGA
- a CDS encoding DMT family transporter, whose product MTNTDKIWAALFVLFWSSGFVGAEMGTEHATALQLLVWRFIVLGLPALGWIWYRRHTLPARASLIMLAVGVLGQAVYLFGVFGGADNNVPAGTIALIASLQPLVTAIASYFVLKQSVGVIQVVGLIIGLGGVAVVVHGDYTATSETPVWAFALPLLGMSALVSATLLERRSRPHSLTPIDSIALQFAAALPVFLVAGAVTGNIVPPQQASEFWFAVAWVVGLSALGGYGAYWTVVRRNGPTAVGTLLYLTPPVTAVWAWVMFGTDITATTIVGLAITSAGVLIALRWAPAHNPDRTGNEVATPRQGGKTSQEVAGAGSLCFVTPIPFGPEH is encoded by the coding sequence ATGACAAACACAGACAAAATCTGGGCCGCTCTCTTCGTCCTCTTCTGGAGTTCCGGATTCGTCGGTGCCGAAATGGGTACCGAACACGCCACCGCTCTCCAACTACTCGTCTGGCGTTTTATCGTTCTCGGCCTACCGGCGCTCGGATGGATTTGGTACCGACGTCACACCCTCCCCGCACGTGCTTCCCTGATCATGTTGGCGGTAGGTGTGCTCGGACAAGCCGTTTACCTGTTCGGAGTATTCGGTGGAGCCGACAACAACGTTCCCGCAGGAACCATTGCCCTCATTGCCAGTCTGCAACCACTCGTGACCGCCATTGCCTCCTACTTCGTGTTGAAGCAGTCCGTCGGTGTCATCCAAGTCGTCGGATTGATCATCGGTCTCGGGGGAGTCGCCGTCGTCGTCCACGGCGACTACACCGCCACCTCCGAAACCCCAGTCTGGGCTTTCGCACTCCCATTGCTGGGCATGAGCGCGTTGGTGTCGGCAACTCTGCTGGAACGGCGCTCGCGTCCTCATTCTCTGACGCCTATCGATTCCATCGCACTACAGTTCGCCGCTGCGCTGCCGGTATTTCTGGTCGCGGGCGCAGTGACGGGGAATATCGTGCCTCCACAACAGGCATCGGAGTTTTGGTTCGCCGTAGCATGGGTCGTCGGTCTTTCCGCGCTAGGCGGCTACGGAGCGTACTGGACCGTGGTTCGACGTAACGGCCCTACAGCCGTTGGAACACTGCTGTATCTGACGCCGCCGGTTACCGCCGTTTGGGCTTGGGTGATGTTCGGAACGGACATCACTGCGACGACCATTGTCGGGCTTGCCATTACGTCAGCGGGCGTTCTTATCGCATTGCGATGGGCACCTGCTCATAACCCAGACCGCACAGGAAACGAAGTGGCTACGCCCCGACAAGGCGGGAAAACAAGTCAGGAAGTGGCCGGCGCGGGGAGCTTATGCTTCGTTACACCCATACCGTTCGGCCCGGAACATTAG
- a CDS encoding DMT family transporter translates to MPLSRSLPPQDRLRTVEVTDRRTTLGASTLVLAGALCLSISAILVKLAGVDAATTAVARCAIAVVVLAPLAWREKARVRAMSRRGVLWSIAAGAALGIDYAAWTASIYHVGAGISTVLINVQVVILPALAFLIDREKVSRRFLITLPLMLFGISLVGGLWNESLRGPDTFLGVTLGVFAGCGYAVYLFITGRGTRGDPGLFAQPLAWATASAALATIVVSPLSGGIDVTGISPRSWALLATLAVVGQVFSWLFIHHGGSTLPTTTTSALLLVQPVLALGLSALVLSEHPTQLQLGGAVVVVGSVAIANGLLFRKRELP, encoded by the coding sequence ATGCCTCTTTCCCGCTCTCTTCCGCCACAGGACCGTCTGCGTACCGTGGAGGTGACCGATCGACGTACAACGCTCGGCGCGTCCACATTGGTCCTGGCTGGAGCGTTGTGCCTGTCGATTTCGGCGATCCTGGTGAAGCTCGCGGGAGTCGACGCGGCAACGACGGCGGTGGCCCGATGTGCGATCGCCGTCGTGGTGTTGGCTCCCTTGGCTTGGAGAGAGAAGGCACGGGTGCGGGCCATGTCCCGACGCGGCGTGCTCTGGTCCATCGCGGCCGGCGCAGCCCTGGGCATCGATTACGCGGCCTGGACGGCCTCGATCTACCATGTGGGAGCGGGAATCAGTACAGTGTTGATCAACGTGCAGGTCGTGATCCTGCCTGCGTTGGCGTTCCTGATCGACCGGGAAAAGGTCTCGCGACGCTTCCTCATCACGCTGCCGCTGATGCTGTTCGGCATCAGCCTGGTGGGCGGTCTGTGGAACGAGTCCCTGCGCGGCCCCGACACCTTCCTGGGCGTCACTCTTGGTGTGTTCGCGGGCTGCGGATACGCCGTCTACCTGTTCATCACGGGGAGAGGGACACGCGGGGATCCGGGCTTGTTCGCCCAGCCGTTGGCCTGGGCAACCGCTTCGGCCGCTCTGGCAACCATCGTGGTATCGCCGCTCTCCGGCGGCATCGACGTCACCGGAATCTCTCCGCGCTCATGGGCCCTGCTGGCGACCTTGGCGGTCGTGGGCCAGGTTTTCTCCTGGCTATTCATCCATCATGGCGGCTCCACGCTCCCCACGACGACGACCAGCGCTCTCCTTCTGGTCCAGCCGGTCCTTGCCCTCGGGCTCTCCGCGCTTGTGCTGAGCGAGCACCCCACCCAACTTCAATTGGGCGGAGCAGTGGTAGTCGTCGGAAGCGTAGCGATCGCGAACGGACTGCTGTTTCGCAAACGCGAACTCCCGTAG
- a CDS encoding LysR family transcriptional regulator, whose translation MNLDWDRLRILNVVARTGSVKDAAGALHMTGPAVSQQLRRIEAEAGATIVVPDGRGLRLTTRGRLLADYAHQVADIMQRAENDLHRDETYVDHVRIASVASIIRGLLGDKLTDFLRDYPRVRVTVTDGETSDHLEQLAAGSMDLVLAESWSTVPLSLPAGVVSRNVGRDDLYIALPTDHPWQSKKCLSIRDLAEARWATCAQGSDPHRAIEQIARREGIELDVSFHVADHQTQLSLVRRGLAVACLPQAHDMSSVVYLPLDTEVYRDLLLLSTDEVHTLALQALIDQLAG comes from the coding sequence ATGAATTTGGATTGGGACCGTCTGCGGATCCTCAACGTCGTGGCCAGGACCGGTTCCGTGAAGGACGCCGCCGGGGCACTGCACATGACCGGCCCCGCAGTGTCGCAGCAGCTGCGGCGTATTGAGGCCGAGGCCGGGGCGACGATCGTCGTTCCGGACGGACGCGGTCTTCGCCTCACTACTAGAGGACGTCTACTGGCCGATTACGCCCATCAGGTCGCCGATATCATGCAGCGGGCCGAGAACGATCTCCACCGGGACGAGACGTATGTGGACCATGTCCGGATCGCGTCGGTAGCATCTATTATCCGTGGCCTGCTGGGAGACAAGCTGACCGACTTTCTCAGGGACTACCCTCGGGTCCGCGTGACCGTCACGGACGGCGAAACCTCCGACCACCTGGAACAGCTCGCCGCCGGCTCCATGGATCTGGTGCTCGCGGAATCGTGGAGCACCGTGCCGCTGTCCTTGCCCGCCGGTGTCGTTTCCAGAAACGTCGGTCGGGACGATCTCTACATCGCTCTCCCTACCGATCATCCCTGGCAATCCAAAAAGTGCCTCAGCATCAGAGATCTCGCCGAAGCACGGTGGGCCACTTGTGCGCAGGGTTCGGACCCGCATCGCGCGATAGAGCAAATCGCACGCAGGGAAGGTATCGAGCTCGACGTTTCGTTCCACGTTGCCGACCACCAGACCCAGTTGTCGCTGGTGCGCCGGGGTTTGGCCGTCGCCTGCCTACCCCAGGCACACGATATGTCCTCGGTGGTCTACCTGCCGCTTGACACGGAGGTGTACCGGGACCTTCTGCTGCTGTCCACAGACGAGGTCCACACCTTGGCACTGCAGGCTCTGATCGATCAACTGGCGGGTTGA
- a CDS encoding DUF3830 family protein, with protein sequence MARYITIALEKRGVSCRAELLDAEAPRTCAAVWDALPQSGAAYHAKYARNEVYTLVPPFADPKVGRENPTITPIPGDVVYFEFEPWEIGNPAYGYDEGSEAHGRRGATDLAIFYGRNNLLINGDAGWVPGNVFATIVEGLPEMAAAAQDLWLRGVIGETLSVARAQ encoded by the coding sequence ATGGCGCGTTATATCACGATCGCCCTGGAGAAACGGGGCGTCTCCTGCCGTGCCGAGCTGCTGGACGCTGAGGCACCGCGCACCTGCGCCGCGGTATGGGACGCACTGCCGCAAAGCGGCGCGGCCTACCACGCCAAATACGCTCGCAACGAGGTGTATACCTTGGTGCCGCCGTTCGCCGATCCCAAGGTCGGGCGGGAGAACCCCACGATCACTCCGATTCCCGGTGACGTGGTGTACTTCGAATTCGAGCCGTGGGAGATCGGTAATCCCGCCTACGGCTACGACGAAGGCAGTGAGGCGCATGGTCGTCGGGGCGCCACCGACCTGGCGATCTTTTACGGCCGGAACAACCTGTTGATCAACGGCGACGCGGGCTGGGTGCCCGGCAACGTGTTCGCCACGATCGTCGAAGGGCTGCCGGAGATGGCCGCTGCCGCACAAGATCTCTGGCTACGCGGTGTCATAGGCGAGACCTTGTCCGTCGCCAGGGCGCAGTGA
- a CDS encoding aspartate aminotransferase family protein — protein sequence MAQLSPLLKQATPVVADHGEGVYLYDADGRRYLDFTAGIGVTSTGHCHPHVVQAAQEQVGKLIHGQYTTVMHQPLLELTRRLGDVLPAGLDSLFFSNSGSEAVEAALRLSRQATGRPNIVVFQGGFHGRTVATATLTTSGTRFSAGISPLMSGVHMAPFPYAYRYGWDESTATEFALRELDYLFATVTSPAETAAFFIEPVLGEGGYVPANPEFLAGLRQRADEHGILLVLDEIQTGFGRTGKFWGHDHFGVHPDVVLIAKGLASGFPLSGMATSEELMSQAWPGSQGGTYGGNAVACAAAVATLDVIQREGLVDNAADRGRQLLEGARHIGEKTPLIGDVRGLGLMVGSEFTTPDGQPDTATAQAAQKEAAARGLMLLTCGAHMNVVRMIPPLVVDAAQVDEALDIWSEVVSSVAK from the coding sequence ATGGCTCAGCTTTCTCCACTCCTCAAGCAGGCAACGCCGGTCGTCGCCGATCACGGTGAGGGCGTCTATCTCTATGACGCCGACGGTCGCCGTTACCTGGACTTCACCGCGGGGATCGGCGTGACGAGCACCGGCCACTGCCATCCGCACGTCGTGCAAGCCGCTCAGGAGCAGGTCGGTAAGCTGATCCACGGCCAGTACACCACCGTGATGCACCAGCCTCTGCTGGAACTGACACGCCGCTTGGGCGACGTGCTCCCCGCCGGGCTCGACTCCCTGTTCTTCTCCAACTCCGGCAGCGAAGCCGTCGAAGCCGCACTGCGGCTCAGCCGCCAAGCGACCGGTCGCCCGAACATCGTGGTCTTCCAGGGCGGCTTTCACGGCCGAACCGTAGCGACCGCCACGCTAACCACCTCCGGAACCCGATTCAGTGCCGGTATTTCGCCGCTGATGTCGGGCGTGCACATGGCACCCTTCCCTTACGCCTACCGCTACGGCTGGGACGAGAGCACCGCCACCGAGTTCGCGTTGCGGGAATTGGACTACCTGTTCGCCACGGTTACCTCACCCGCCGAGACCGCCGCGTTCTTCATCGAACCGGTACTGGGCGAAGGCGGCTATGTTCCTGCCAACCCCGAATTCCTTGCCGGCCTGCGACAGCGCGCCGACGAGCACGGCATCCTGCTGGTGCTCGACGAGATCCAGACCGGTTTCGGACGCACCGGCAAGTTCTGGGGACACGACCACTTCGGAGTCCACCCGGACGTCGTGTTGATCGCCAAGGGACTGGCCAGTGGATTCCCACTGTCCGGTATGGCCACGTCGGAGGAGCTGATGTCCCAGGCCTGGCCGGGTTCGCAGGGTGGCACCTACGGCGGCAATGCGGTGGCCTGCGCCGCGGCGGTGGCTACCTTGGACGTGATCCAGAGAGAGGGGCTGGTCGACAACGCGGCCGACCGTGGTCGCCAGTTGCTGGAAGGGGCGCGGCATATCGGCGAAAAGACGCCGTTGATCGGTGACGTTCGCGGTCTCGGTCTGATGGTCGGCTCCGAGTTCACCACCCCGGACGGTCAGCCGGACACCGCGACCGCCCAGGCGGCGCAGAAGGAAGCCGCCGCACGCGGCTTGATGCTGCTGACCTGCGGAGCCCACATGAACGTAGTGCGGATGATCCCACCGCTGGTGGTCGACGCCGCACAGGTCGACGAGGCACTGGACATCTGGTCCGAGGTCGTGTCCTCGGTCGCCAAGTAG
- a CDS encoding NAD-dependent succinate-semialdehyde dehydrogenase, whose translation MPSETNVVDSVDKELFIGGKWTRATDGKTFGVRDPATGDVLCQVADASPSDGVAALDAAVAAQDSWANHPPRERGEILHRAYQELTSRVDELALLMTLEMGKPLAEARGEIGYAAEFFRWFAEEAVRIDGGYATAPNGTGRFLVAKQPVGPSLLITPWNFPMAMGTRKLGPAIAAGCTSVIKPASQTPLCMLALAQILANAGLPQGVVNVLTTTDSNGVMEPLIRDGRARKLSFTGSTAVGRTLLEQCSEKVLRTSMELGGNAPFLVFDDADLDAAVDGAMLAKMRNIGEACTAANRFYVQRDVAEEFSRRMADRMGAQTIGRGTEEGATVGPLINEAAVSKVTDLVDDATGRGAKVLTGGSAVDGPGHFYRPTVLADVPTEARMAKEEIFGPVAPISVFDTEDEALRMANDTEYGLVSYLYTSDIKRALRVAERLEAGMVGLNQGIVSNPAAPFGGVKQSGLGREGGTVGIDEFLETKYIAVAT comes from the coding sequence ATGCCAAGTGAAACCAACGTCGTTGACAGCGTAGACAAGGAGCTGTTCATCGGCGGCAAATGGACCCGGGCCACCGATGGAAAGACTTTCGGGGTGCGGGATCCCGCCACCGGCGACGTACTCTGCCAGGTCGCCGATGCTTCTCCCTCTGACGGTGTCGCCGCCTTGGACGCCGCGGTCGCCGCCCAGGATTCCTGGGCGAACCACCCACCGCGCGAGCGCGGTGAGATTCTGCACCGGGCGTACCAGGAACTGACCTCCCGAGTCGACGAGCTCGCACTCCTGATGACCCTGGAGATGGGCAAGCCGCTGGCCGAGGCACGGGGCGAGATCGGCTACGCCGCAGAGTTCTTCCGTTGGTTCGCCGAGGAGGCGGTACGTATCGACGGTGGCTACGCCACGGCCCCGAACGGCACGGGTCGTTTCCTGGTAGCCAAGCAGCCCGTCGGACCGTCGCTGCTGATCACTCCGTGGAACTTCCCGATGGCCATGGGAACTCGCAAGCTCGGCCCGGCGATCGCGGCCGGATGCACCTCGGTGATCAAACCCGCTTCGCAGACACCGCTGTGCATGCTCGCGCTGGCACAGATCCTCGCCAATGCCGGACTGCCACAAGGCGTCGTCAACGTACTCACCACCACCGACTCGAACGGTGTCATGGAGCCGTTGATTCGGGACGGTCGGGCGCGCAAGCTGTCGTTCACCGGCTCCACCGCGGTCGGACGCACACTCTTGGAGCAGTGTTCCGAGAAGGTACTACGCACCTCGATGGAGTTGGGCGGCAATGCCCCGTTCCTCGTCTTCGACGACGCCGATCTGGACGCGGCCGTCGACGGCGCGATGCTGGCCAAAATGCGCAACATCGGCGAGGCCTGCACCGCCGCCAACCGGTTCTACGTGCAGCGAGACGTGGCCGAGGAGTTCTCCCGCCGAATGGCCGATCGTATGGGCGCGCAGACGATCGGACGCGGAACCGAGGAGGGCGCCACGGTCGGACCGCTCATCAACGAAGCGGCGGTGTCGAAGGTGACCGACCTGGTCGACGACGCGACCGGGCGTGGCGCCAAGGTGCTGACCGGCGGTTCGGCAGTGGACGGTCCGGGTCATTTCTACCGCCCGACGGTGCTGGCCGACGTGCCCACCGAAGCCCGGATGGCCAAGGAGGAGATCTTCGGCCCCGTCGCCCCGATCTCGGTGTTCGACACCGAGGACGAAGCGCTCCGTATGGCCAACGACACCGAATACGGCCTGGTCAGCTACCTCTACACCAGTGACATTAAGCGTGCGTTGCGAGTCGCCGAGCGGCTCGAAGCCGGAATGGTCGGGCTGAACCAGGGCATCGTGTCCAACCCGGCGGCACCGTTCGGGGGCGTCAAACAGTCGGGCCTCGGTCGTGAGGGAGGCACCGTGGGCATCGACGAGTTCCTCGAGACCAAGTACATCGCGGTGGCTACATGA